Proteins encoded by one window of Pristiophorus japonicus isolate sPriJap1 unplaced genomic scaffold, sPriJap1.hap1 HAP1_SCAFFOLD_1886, whole genome shotgun sequence:
- the LOC139243799 gene encoding uncharacterized protein: RAGRAGERGEQGEWGVRGERGESGGSGESGESGCRGESGGRGESGE; this comes from the exons agagcggggagagcgggggagaggggagagcagggagagtggggagta cggggggagagaggggagagcggcgggagtggggagagcggggagagcgggtgcagaggggagagtggggggagaggggagagcggggagtga